A single Polyodon spathula isolate WHYD16114869_AA chromosome 6, ASM1765450v1, whole genome shotgun sequence DNA region contains:
- the LOC121316727 gene encoding tubulin--tyrosine ligase-like isoform X1 yields MNVIKYTFVTRDENSSVYADVSRRLVSTGQWRRLKRDNPRFNLMLGERNRLPFGRLGHEPGLMQLVNYYRGADKLCRKASLVKLVKTTPELAELCNWLPESYVIYPTNLKTPIAPATNGINHMIHNPKTDEREVFLASCSRRKEAGEGTVWIAKSSAGAKGAGILISSDASELLEFIDNQGQVHVIQKYLERPLLLEPGHRKFDIRSWVLVDHQYSIYLYKEGVLRTSSEPYDSSDLQDKTRHLTNHCIQKEHSKNYGKYEEGNEMFFDEFSQYLLNSHNAALDSSILPQIKHIIRSCLMCIEPVISTKHLSYQSFQLFGFDFMVDEDLKVWLIEINGAPACAQCDPQRMACPANPTKTAILQCWIEPWLAGGERDLVPSVADSLHKFKVVIGRGDLLMGACTRLGS; encoded by the exons ATGAATGTAATAAAGTATACTTTCGTCACCCGGGATGAAAACAGCAGTGTGTATGCCGATGTTTCCAGAAGACTCGTGTCCACTGGGCAATGGAGGCGACTGAAAAGAGACAATCCTAGATTTAATTTAATGCTAGGAGAAAGAAACAGACTACCGTTTGGAAGACTGG GTCATGAACCGGGATTGATGCAGCTTGTGAATTATTACAGAGGAGCTGACAAACTGTGTCGCAAAGCATCATTAGTCAA ATTAGTCAAGACCACTCCAGAGCTGGCAGAATTATGCAACTGGTTGCCTGAATCCTATGTGATCTACCCCACCAATCTCAAAACCCCTATAGCTCCAGCCACGAATGGCATCAACCACATGATTCACAATCCAAAGACGGACGAGCGGGAAGTGTTCCTGGCATCTTGCAGCAGGAGGAAAGAGGCTGGCGAAGGCACTGTGTGGATCGCTAAATCTTCAGCAGGGGCTAAAG GGGCAGGGATTCTCATCTCTTCAGATGCCAGCGAGCTGTTAGAGTTCATTGATAACCAGGGCCAAGTTCATGTGATCCAGAAGTACTTGGAAAGACCTCTACTGTTAGAACCTGGCCATCGCAAATTTGATATCAG AAGCTGGGTGCTGGTGGATCACCAGTACAGCATCTACCTCTATAAAGAGGGTGTGCTGCGGACGTCCTCTGAGCCCTATGACAGCTCTGACTTGCAGGACAAAACCAGACACCTGACAAATCACTGTATCCAGAAGGAGCACTCGAAAAACTATGGCAAATACGAAGAGGGCAACGAGATGTTTTTCGACGAGTTCAGTCAGTATTTATTAAACTCTCACAATGCTGCCCTGGATAGCAGCATTTTGCCTCAAATCAAACACATAATAAG GAGTTGTCTTATGTGTATTGAACCTGTAATCAGTACTAAGCACCTATCATACCAGAGCTTTCAGCTGTTTGGATTCGACTTCATGGTGGATGAAGATCTGAAGGTCTGGCTGATTGAAATCAATGGAGCTCCAGCATGTGCTCA GTGTGATCCCCAGAGGATGGCATGCCCAGCCAACCCTACCAAGACTGCTATACTGCAGTGCTGGATAGAGCCATGGTTGGCTGGAGGGGAGAGGGATCTAGTGCCCTCTGTGGCTGATTCCCTGCACAAATTTAAG GTCGTGATCGGGAGAGGGGATTTGCTCATGGGAGCTTGTACAAGACTGGGCTCATAG
- the LOC121316727 gene encoding tubulin--tyrosine ligase-like isoform X2, with protein sequence MNVIKYTFVTRDENSSVYADVSRRLVSTGQWRRLKRDNPRFNLMLGERNRLPFGRLGHEPGLMQLVNYYRGADKLCRKASLVKLVKTTPELAELCNWLPESYVIYPTNLKTPIAPATNGINHMIHNPKTDEREVFLASCSRRKEAGEGTVWIAKSSAGAKGAGILISSDASELLEFIDNQGQVHVIQKYLERPLLLEPGHRKFDIRSWVLVDHQYSIYLYKEGVLRTSSEPYDSSDLQDKTRHLTNHCIQKEHSKNYGKYEEGNEMFFDEFSQYLLNSHNAALDSSILPQIKHIIRSCLMCIEPVISTKHLSYQSFQLFGFDFMVDEDLKVWLIEINGAPACAQKLYPELCQGIVDVAISSVFPLTDSSQKAPSQPSPFIKL encoded by the exons ATGAATGTAATAAAGTATACTTTCGTCACCCGGGATGAAAACAGCAGTGTGTATGCCGATGTTTCCAGAAGACTCGTGTCCACTGGGCAATGGAGGCGACTGAAAAGAGACAATCCTAGATTTAATTTAATGCTAGGAGAAAGAAACAGACTACCGTTTGGAAGACTGG GTCATGAACCGGGATTGATGCAGCTTGTGAATTATTACAGAGGAGCTGACAAACTGTGTCGCAAAGCATCATTAGTCAA ATTAGTCAAGACCACTCCAGAGCTGGCAGAATTATGCAACTGGTTGCCTGAATCCTATGTGATCTACCCCACCAATCTCAAAACCCCTATAGCTCCAGCCACGAATGGCATCAACCACATGATTCACAATCCAAAGACGGACGAGCGGGAAGTGTTCCTGGCATCTTGCAGCAGGAGGAAAGAGGCTGGCGAAGGCACTGTGTGGATCGCTAAATCTTCAGCAGGGGCTAAAG GGGCAGGGATTCTCATCTCTTCAGATGCCAGCGAGCTGTTAGAGTTCATTGATAACCAGGGCCAAGTTCATGTGATCCAGAAGTACTTGGAAAGACCTCTACTGTTAGAACCTGGCCATCGCAAATTTGATATCAG AAGCTGGGTGCTGGTGGATCACCAGTACAGCATCTACCTCTATAAAGAGGGTGTGCTGCGGACGTCCTCTGAGCCCTATGACAGCTCTGACTTGCAGGACAAAACCAGACACCTGACAAATCACTGTATCCAGAAGGAGCACTCGAAAAACTATGGCAAATACGAAGAGGGCAACGAGATGTTTTTCGACGAGTTCAGTCAGTATTTATTAAACTCTCACAATGCTGCCCTGGATAGCAGCATTTTGCCTCAAATCAAACACATAATAAG GAGTTGTCTTATGTGTATTGAACCTGTAATCAGTACTAAGCACCTATCATACCAGAGCTTTCAGCTGTTTGGATTCGACTTCATGGTGGATGAAGATCTGAAGGTCTGGCTGATTGAAATCAATGGAGCTCCAGCATGTGCTCA GAAGCTTTACCCTGAGCTCTGCCAAGGAATAGTGGACGTGGCGATTTCCAGCGTCTTTCCTCTGACTGACTCCTCTCAGAAAGCACCCAGCCAGCCATCCCCCTTTATCAAGCTGTAA